Proteins encoded together in one Bacteroidales bacterium window:
- the murD gene encoding UDP-N-acetylmuramoyl-L-alanine--D-glutamate ligase, translating to MKDRIKDIIKNKKILILGFGREGQSTYKVIRKYFQNLLLTIADLNKGIQESSILKGDKNINFKTGEEYLKNLDEFDLIIKSPGISLNKINEKFPFEKITSQTGIFFNLFSERIIGITGTKGKSTTSSLIYHILKLHNDNVVFAGNIGIPVFDIIDDINEKTLIVCEISSHQLEYIRNAPHISILLNYFQEHLDYYKTYDDYKLAKFNIVLHQNEKDYLIYNSDNHETVEMIKKYNLKRSYVPFSICNALKEGIYVSCNFVIYKNNFTEEKVYDITSFRNIKGEHNLYNMISAIAVGKILGLSNKIINEGLSSFKGLPHRMEYVGNYEGIDFYNDSIATIPEATIEAVKALKKVNTLIIGGFDRGIDYNILIDFLENNYIEHIVFIDETGKRIMVAMKSRNKCNSEMFFVNTMKEAVEISKAKTEKNTICLLSPAAASYGMFKNFEDRGEQFMKLVKN from the coding sequence ATGAAAGATAGAATTAAGGACATAATAAAGAATAAAAAAATTCTTATTCTTGGCTTCGGAAGAGAAGGACAATCGACTTACAAGGTTATCAGAAAATATTTTCAAAATCTTTTACTCACAATTGCCGATTTGAATAAAGGCATTCAGGAAAGCTCAATCTTAAAAGGAGACAAAAATATTAATTTCAAAACAGGTGAAGAATATTTAAAAAATCTGGACGAATTCGATTTAATAATAAAGTCTCCTGGGATTTCATTAAATAAGATAAATGAGAAATTTCCTTTTGAAAAAATAACTTCGCAAACAGGCATTTTTTTTAATTTATTTTCAGAACGAATCATAGGAATAACTGGTACAAAAGGCAAAAGCACAACTTCAAGTTTGATTTATCACATTTTGAAATTACATAATGATAATGTTGTGTTTGCCGGAAATATTGGTATTCCGGTATTCGATATAATTGATGATATAAATGAAAAAACTTTAATAGTTTGCGAAATTTCATCACATCAGCTCGAGTATATTAGAAACGCACCTCATATTTCAATTTTGCTGAATTATTTTCAGGAACATCTCGATTATTACAAAACTTATGATGATTACAAACTTGCAAAATTCAATATTGTACTTCATCAAAATGAAAAGGATTATCTTATTTACAACAGCGACAACCATGAAACTGTGGAGATGATAAAAAAATATAATCTTAAAAGGAGTTATGTTCCTTTTTCAATATGTAATGCTTTAAAAGAAGGGATTTATGTTTCGTGTAATTTTGTTATATATAAAAATAATTTTACCGAAGAAAAAGTTTATGACATAACTTCTTTTAGAAATATAAAAGGAGAACATAATTTATACAATATGATATCAGCAATAGCAGTTGGCAAAATTCTGGGTTTATCAAATAAGATAATAAATGAAGGATTATCGTCATTTAAAGGATTACCACACAGGATGGAATATGTAGGAAATTATGAAGGTATTGATTTTTATAATGATTCCATTGCAACAATTCCGGAAGCTACTATTGAAGCTGTTAAAGCATTGAAAAAGGTGAATACACTTATCATTGGCGGTTTTGACAGAGGCATTGACTACAATATTCTGATTGATTTTCTTGAAAATAATTATATCGAACATATTGTTTTCATTGATGAAACCGGAAAAAGAATTATGGTCGCAATGAAAAGCAGAAATAAATGCAACTCAGAAATGTTTTTTGTAAATACAATGAAAGAAGCAGTTGAAATTTCAAAAGCAAAAACCGAAAAAAATACAATATGTCTGCTTTCGCCTGCTGCTGCGAGTTATGGAATGTTTAAAAATTTCGAAGACAGAGGAGAGCAGTTTATGAAATTAGTAAAAAATTGA
- the rimM gene encoding ribosome maturation factor RimM (Essential for efficient processing of 16S rRNA): MQIKDCYLLGYVTKAIGYKGEVAFFIDADNPAKYKTLESVFIEIAGQLVPFFIKKIKINKNTAIVTIDGLDSAEKSCMLVNAKIFLPLELLPQLKGNNFYFHEVTGFTVIDCLKGNIGTIESIIENSSNPLIQIRFGEKEILIPLKQNFIKKVDKENKIIEIDAPEGLIDVYLT; the protein is encoded by the coding sequence ATGCAAATAAAAGATTGCTATCTTCTTGGTTATGTAACCAAAGCTATTGGATACAAAGGAGAAGTAGCATTTTTTATTGATGCCGACAATCCAGCAAAATATAAAACACTTGAATCGGTTTTTATTGAAATAGCCGGACAACTTGTACCGTTTTTTATAAAAAAAATAAAAATAAATAAGAATACAGCTATTGTTACTATTGATGGACTTGACTCTGCTGAAAAATCCTGCATGCTTGTTAATGCAAAAATATTTCTGCCGCTTGAATTATTACCGCAACTCAAAGGCAACAATTTTTATTTTCATGAAGTAACAGGATTTACAGTAATTGATTGCCTGAAAGGAAATATTGGAACTATTGAAAGTATAATTGAAAATTCAAGTAATCCTCTTATTCAGATTAGATTCGGTGAAAAAGAAATTTTAATTCCCTTAAAACAAAATTTCATAAAAAAAGTTGACAAGGAAAATAAAATAATTGAAATTGATGCACCGGAAGGACTTATTGACGTGTATTTAACATGA
- a CDS encoding 30S ribosomal protein S16, which produces MPTRIRLQRRGKKGQPFYHIVVADSRSPRDGKCIEKIGVYNSLTSPATIDINFEKAVSWIQKGVQPSDTCKILLSQKGVMYKAHLLKGVKKGALTEEQAENKFQQWQKEKEVKIESVVKQNITKIHLETKKRMEAEAKANEAKANEVALKRSKLAKELEQSEISAQASTEAAVANPVETAVAVQEEKPAATEEKAEAPAPETAANTNAEAPQAEA; this is translated from the coding sequence ATGCCGACACGAATAAGACTACAAAGAAGAGGGAAAAAAGGACAACCTTTTTATCACATTGTTGTTGCAGATAGTCGCAGCCCACGGGATGGGAAGTGTATCGAGAAAATTGGCGTTTACAATTCACTCACTTCACCTGCCACTATTGACATTAATTTTGAAAAAGCTGTAAGCTGGATTCAAAAAGGAGTGCAACCATCAGACACATGCAAAATACTTTTATCACAAAAAGGAGTGATGTATAAAGCACATTTGCTTAAAGGCGTAAAAAAAGGAGCTTTAACCGAAGAGCAGGCGGAAAATAAATTTCAGCAATGGCAGAAAGAAAAAGAAGTAAAAATTGAATCGGTAGTTAAACAGAATATTACCAAAATCCATTTGGAGACAAAAAAACGTATGGAAGCCGAAGCAAAGGCAAATGAAGCAAAGGCAAATGAAGTTGCACTGAAAAGGTCGAAGCTTGCAAAGGAACTTGAACAGTCAGAAATTTCAGCTCAAGCTTCTACCGAAGCTGCAGTTGCAAATCCAGTTGAAACTGCGGTTGCAGTACAGGAAGAAAAACCTGCTGCAACAGAAGAAAAAGCCGAGGCACCTGCTCCTGAAACTGCTGCTAATACCAACGCAGAAGCACCTCAGGCAGAAGCATAA
- the dnaE gene encoding DNA polymerase III subunit alpha: protein MPEFTHLHVHTQFSILDGAAEIKKLVAKTKDNGMNALAITDHGNMYGVLDFIDACKNAKIKPIIGCEVYVAEESRFDKKGKEDRSGFHLILLAKNLTGYNNLSKLCTLSFKEGFYYTPRVDKELLKKYNEGLIALSACLGGEIADTIITKGEEKAEIVVKEYKEIFGDDFYLEIHNHGLPEQQKVREVSKRISEKLSIKLVATNDSHFINAEDAEAHDILICLNTNKDYDDPNRMKYTGQEYLRTPEEMTELFKEYPEAIETTVEITNKIEDFNLYHDVILPVFPLPKEFSSEDDYLKHLSYEGAKKRFGEISEVVKQRLDFELSVIKKMNFAGYFLIVQDFINEARKMGVSVGPGRGSAAGSEVAYCTGITDIDPIKYNLLFERFLNPERISMPDIDIDFDDDGRDKVIQYVINKYGEEKVAQIVTFGTMAAKSSIRDVARILKLPLPEANRLAKLVPIGPGVTLKSAFKDVKELADEKNSKNPLIKKTLIFAEALEGSVRQTGTHACGIIIGPDNLMEHIPLCRQKDSELLVTQYEGHLVELVGMLKMDFLGLKTLSIIKDAIDNIYERHKTRIDLEGIDFNDVKTYELFQKGDTIGIFQFESDGMREHLKNLKPTNIEDLIAMNALYRPGPMQFIPLYINRKNGKEKIEYPHPWLEDILKPTYGIMVYQEQIMQAAQIMAGFSLAEADLLRRAMGKKKMSIMEQQKKIFIERAVAKSVDEKKAGEVFDMMQEFANYGFNRSHSAAYAILAYQTAFLKANYSAEYMAAILTRNLSNLDEITLYMDESKKTGIPVLGPDVNESSFKFTVNKKGEIRFGLGGIKGIGGNAVESIIKEREENGSYKNIFDFVERVNLRTCNKKCIEALVFSGAFDSFGNIHRAQYFHQESVNDTIFIEKLISFGSDYQNNKDSSQQSLFGETDDSMIAEPKIPECEPWSNIEQLKKEKEVIGIYISGHPLDNFKIEIKNFCTLTLDELANNTDLYRNKEYTVAGIVTSVLHKTAKNGNPFGTFVIEDYSGSYQFALFSKDYVQFKKYLEKNWFLFIRGKIEPRYNSLDIFEPRISSIELLSEIKDKYIRSITLQIELAEINEKSILNINTIVKKYPGKSKLKFAIIDKTDKLAVELFSKKYFIEPSNDFFNDISSNLPVNCKLN, encoded by the coding sequence ATGCCTGAATTCACACATTTACACGTTCACACGCAGTTTTCAATACTCGACGGTGCAGCTGAAATAAAAAAGCTTGTAGCAAAAACCAAAGATAATGGAATGAATGCTCTTGCAATCACCGACCATGGCAATATGTACGGAGTTCTTGATTTTATTGATGCATGTAAAAATGCCAAAATAAAACCTATTATCGGTTGCGAGGTTTATGTAGCTGAAGAAAGCAGGTTTGATAAAAAAGGAAAGGAAGACAGAAGCGGATTTCATCTGATATTACTTGCAAAAAATCTCACGGGTTATAATAATCTTTCTAAGCTTTGTACGCTTTCTTTTAAGGAAGGATTTTACTACACACCGCGTGTTGACAAGGAACTTCTGAAGAAATACAATGAAGGATTAATAGCATTATCAGCATGTCTGGGTGGAGAAATTGCCGATACAATAATAACCAAAGGTGAAGAAAAAGCAGAAATTGTTGTAAAAGAATACAAGGAAATTTTCGGTGATGATTTTTATTTGGAAATTCATAATCACGGATTACCCGAACAACAGAAGGTCAGAGAAGTTTCGAAACGCATTTCAGAAAAATTGTCAATAAAACTTGTTGCAACAAATGACAGTCATTTTATAAATGCCGAAGATGCCGAAGCACATGATATTCTTATTTGTTTGAACACAAACAAAGATTATGACGACCCGAACAGAATGAAATACACGGGGCAGGAATATTTAAGGACACCCGAAGAGATGACGGAATTATTTAAGGAATACCCCGAAGCCATTGAAACTACCGTAGAAATAACAAATAAAATTGAAGATTTTAATTTATATCACGATGTAATACTTCCTGTTTTTCCTCTTCCAAAAGAGTTTTCCTCTGAAGACGATTATCTTAAACATTTATCTTACGAAGGAGCTAAAAAACGTTTTGGTGAAATTTCAGAAGTAGTAAAGCAACGTTTGGATTTTGAATTATCGGTTATTAAAAAAATGAATTTTGCGGGATATTTTCTGATAGTTCAGGATTTCATAAATGAAGCAAGAAAAATGGGAGTTTCGGTAGGTCCCGGCAGAGGTTCTGCAGCGGGTTCGGAAGTTGCTTATTGCACAGGCATTACAGATATTGACCCCATAAAATATAATCTTCTTTTTGAAAGATTTCTGAATCCTGAAAGAATATCAATGCCAGATATTGATATTGATTTCGATGATGATGGCAGAGATAAGGTTATACAATATGTTATAAATAAATATGGAGAAGAAAAAGTTGCTCAGATTGTAACATTTGGTACTATGGCTGCAAAGTCATCTATCCGTGATGTTGCACGAATTTTAAAATTACCGCTGCCCGAAGCTAATCGTCTCGCAAAGCTTGTTCCAATCGGACCAGGCGTAACTCTCAAATCGGCATTTAAGGATGTAAAAGAATTAGCAGATGAAAAAAACAGTAAAAATCCTTTAATTAAAAAAACTTTAATATTTGCCGAAGCACTTGAAGGTTCGGTTCGACAAACCGGAACTCATGCCTGTGGAATTATCATAGGACCTGATAATTTAATGGAGCATATTCCTTTGTGCAGACAGAAAGATTCGGAATTGCTCGTTACACAATATGAAGGACATCTGGTCGAACTCGTGGGTATGTTAAAAATGGATTTTTTGGGTTTGAAAACACTTTCGATAATAAAAGATGCCATTGACAACATATACGAAAGACATAAAACAAGAATTGATTTGGAAGGAATTGACTTTAACGATGTAAAAACTTACGAATTATTTCAAAAAGGCGATACAATCGGAATATTTCAATTTGAATCGGACGGAATGAGAGAGCATTTGAAAAACCTCAAACCTACAAACATCGAAGACCTTATTGCAATGAACGCTTTGTACCGCCCAGGTCCTATGCAGTTTATTCCATTATATATAAACCGAAAAAATGGAAAAGAAAAAATTGAATATCCTCATCCGTGGCTCGAAGACATTCTTAAGCCGACTTACGGAATAATGGTTTATCAGGAGCAAATAATGCAGGCAGCACAGATAATGGCGGGATTTTCACTCGCTGAAGCCGATTTGCTGCGTCGTGCCATGGGAAAAAAGAAAATGTCGATAATGGAACAGCAGAAAAAAATATTTATTGAAAGAGCTGTTGCTAAAAGTGTGGATGAAAAAAAGGCAGGAGAAGTTTTCGACATGATGCAGGAATTTGCCAATTATGGTTTCAATCGTTCTCATTCTGCGGCGTATGCAATTCTTGCATATCAAACAGCATTTCTGAAAGCAAATTATTCTGCCGAATACATGGCAGCAATACTTACCAGAAACCTGAGCAACCTTGATGAAATTACGCTATACATGGATGAATCGAAGAAAACAGGAATTCCTGTTTTAGGTCCCGATGTAAACGAAAGCTCATTCAAATTTACAGTGAATAAAAAAGGTGAAATACGTTTCGGTTTGGGAGGAATAAAAGGAATAGGCGGAAATGCAGTAGAATCAATAATTAAAGAAAGAGAAGAAAATGGCAGTTATAAAAACATTTTCGATTTTGTGGAGCGTGTTAATCTTAGAACTTGTAATAAAAAATGTATTGAAGCACTTGTGTTCTCAGGCGCATTTGACAGTTTCGGAAATATTCACCGCGCACAATATTTTCATCAGGAATCAGTGAATGATACAATTTTTATTGAAAAATTAATTTCTTTTGGCAGCGACTATCAGAATAATAAAGATTCTTCACAGCAATCACTTTTCGGAGAAACAGATGACAGCATGATTGCAGAGCCGAAAATTCCTGAATGTGAACCGTGGTCGAATATTGAGCAATTGAAAAAAGAAAAGGAAGTTATAGGAATTTACATATCAGGCCATCCGCTCGATAATTTTAAAATTGAAATAAAAAATTTCTGCACACTCACTTTAGATGAACTTGCTAACAATACCGATTTATATAGAAATAAAGAATATACTGTCGCCGGAATTGTTACTTCTGTACTTCATAAAACAGCAAAAAACGGAAATCCTTTCGGAACATTTGTTATTGAAGATTATAGCGGCTCATATCAGTTTGCATTGTTTTCAAAAGATTATGTTCAGTTTAAAAAATATCTCGAAAAAAACTGGTTTTTATTTATAAGAGGAAAAATTGAGCCGCGATACAATTCACTTGACATTTTTGAACCAAGAATATCTTCAATTGAGTTATTGTCCGAAATAAAAGATAAATATATCCGAAGCATCACACTCCAGATAGAGCTTGCAGAAATTAATGAAAAGTCAATTTTAAATATTAATACTATTGTAAAAAAATATCCCGGTAAATCAAAACTGAAATTTGCAATAATTGACAAAACCGATAAGCTGGCTGTGGAATTATTTTCTAAAAAATATTTTATAGAACCAAGCAATGATTTTTTTAATGATATTTCTTCAAATTTACCGGTTAATTGTAAATTGAATTAA
- a CDS encoding T9SS type A sorting domain-containing protein has product MNTNIKYCYFKQLTFFTVFIFLQNISFSQCPSGYHSTGIERVTNGNFESGNSGFTSQYTWVANQDGVQNELQPEGYYSVWTNSNDLHASWSSCKGYPSDSGKYMIVNGATVAGVEIWRQSIPVTQNTKYYFTAWINSVCPTNPARLQFSADSVLLGSIFTASSTTCEWQQFYATWDSGSNTNANISIVNQNTIATGNDFGLDDISFIPCELDPLPIQIGSFGLELSKEGYVIINWNTFTESNNDYFTVEKSKDAIAFEPVATVEGAGNSIENINYSSIDQEPYQGISYYRLSQTDYDGKKTIVIMKPVKNDISNLRVLTNDNTNSITIYSNYCNINIMLYDIQGNLVLNTKLDSKMFEISNLTHGMYILKLSNDKINDTRKIIIK; this is encoded by the coding sequence ATGAATACAAATATAAAATATTGCTATTTTAAACAACTTACTTTTTTTACAGTATTTATTTTTCTTCAAAATATAAGTTTCTCACAATGCCCATCAGGATATCACTCAACAGGAATAGAACGCGTAACAAACGGAAATTTCGAATCCGGTAATTCTGGATTTACAAGTCAATATACTTGGGTTGCCAACCAAGATGGTGTTCAAAATGAATTACAACCAGAAGGATATTATTCTGTTTGGACAAATTCTAATGACTTGCATGCATCGTGGTCATCATGTAAGGGATATCCTTCAGATTCGGGAAAATACATGATTGTTAATGGTGCTACTGTTGCAGGCGTGGAAATATGGAGGCAGAGTATTCCGGTTACTCAAAATACAAAATATTATTTCACTGCTTGGATAAATTCGGTTTGCCCTACTAATCCTGCCAGACTTCAATTTTCGGCAGATAGCGTTTTACTTGGTTCTATTTTTACTGCTTCAAGCACAACTTGTGAGTGGCAGCAATTTTATGCTACATGGGATTCGGGCTCCAATACCAATGCCAATATAAGTATTGTAAACCAAAATACAATTGCAACAGGGAATGATTTTGGCTTGGATGATATTTCTTTTATTCCTTGCGAATTGGATCCTTTACCTATTCAAATTGGCTCCTTTGGCTTAGAATTATCCAAAGAGGGCTATGTAATTATTAATTGGAATACATTTACCGAATCAAACAACGACTACTTCACTGTTGAAAAAAGTAAAGATGCAATAGCTTTCGAACCGGTTGCTACTGTTGAGGGAGCCGGCAATAGTATTGAAAATATTAATTATTCCTCCATTGACCAGGAACCATATCAAGGGATTTCGTATTATCGTTTATCTCAAACCGACTATGATGGAAAAAAAACAATTGTCATTATGAAACCTGTAAAAAATGATATTAGTAATTTGAGAGTATTAACCAATGACAATACAAATTCAATAACTATTTATTCAAATTACTGCAATATTAATATTATGTTGTATGACATACAAGGCAATTTAGTGCTAAATACCAAACTCGATAGCAAAATGTTTGAAATAAGTAATCTTACTCATGGAATGTATATTTTAAAATTAAGTAATGATAAAATAAATGACACAAGAAAGATTATCATTAAATAG
- a CDS encoding T9SS type A sorting domain-containing protein, which translates to MKTARNIASKILITATFMLFAPILKSQTYSMDFSNSATYITNTGCCTVNSDHWEVKNNTCSVSTPVLTVTGTGSSISVSYSLTVNESGNLDTYDTVYVTHQINGGTIVTDTVFHGDNKNGVFTVTKSYTLTNGSTIQFVIHAYNNNSNNFWQIKKGDFNIQNVTINLPTPIELGEFKVSTTLNYVILEWSTYTETNNDYFTIERSKDAIAFEPIITIDGAGNSNELLYYSAVDEESYQGVSYYRLSQTDFDGKHVIVTIKSIKTDTKDINILTDDNSNSITVYSNYCNLHVKLYDVQGNLIANTKFDSKMFQISNLVSGIYILTLNNEKLNETKKIIIK; encoded by the coding sequence ATGAAAACTGCAAGAAACATAGCAAGCAAAATTTTAATAACTGCAACTTTCATGCTTTTCGCACCAATACTTAAATCTCAAACTTACTCAATGGATTTTTCAAATTCTGCAACTTACATTACTAACACAGGTTGCTGTACTGTTAATAGTGACCATTGGGAAGTTAAAAATAATACTTGTTCTGTATCAACACCGGTTTTGACTGTTACGGGTACCGGCTCAAGTATCAGTGTTTCCTACTCATTAACAGTTAATGAAAGTGGTAATTTAGATACTTATGATACAGTTTATGTGACGCATCAGATTAATGGCGGAACAATTGTAACAGATACGGTTTTTCACGGCGATAACAAAAATGGTGTATTTACTGTTACTAAAAGCTATACTTTAACAAATGGAAGTACAATACAATTTGTTATTCATGCTTATAATAACAATAGTAATAATTTCTGGCAAATAAAAAAAGGTGATTTTAATATTCAAAATGTAACAATTAATCTTCCTACTCCTATTGAATTAGGCGAATTTAAAGTAAGTACAACCCTGAATTATGTTATTCTGGAATGGTCAACTTATACTGAAACAAATAATGATTATTTTACAATTGAAAGAAGCAAAGATGCAATTGCTTTCGAGCCGATTATTACTATTGATGGTGCAGGTAACAGTAATGAATTATTATATTATTCTGCAGTTGATGAAGAATCCTATCAGGGGGTATCATATTACCGTTTAAGTCAGACAGATTTTGATGGAAAGCATGTAATCGTCACTATTAAATCAATAAAAACAGATACTAAAGATATTAATATACTTACTGATGATAATTCAAATTCAATTACAGTATATTCCAATTATTGTAATTTGCATGTTAAACTATACGATGTTCAAGGTAACCTTATTGCAAATACCAAGTTCGACAGCAAAATGTTTCAGATTAGCAATTTAGTTTCCGGTATATATATTCTGACATTAAATAATGAAAAGCTAAATGAAACTAAAAAGATTATTATAAAGTAA
- a CDS encoding T9SS type A sorting domain-containing protein, which produces MKKKIKIFFCFSIFLLSGILYNIAEAQTYSMDFKDTSTYRKTCGDITPDHWKVKNETCTLSTPILQANGVDSIWVRFNLKVNQSGNLTYSDTMHFRHKINQRSWTHDRTFHGDGTNNVFEFVDSVRMKNRDTVKFEMIGFTSSNSKFWQIKNGEFSVLNVVMVGATLPIELESFDVSSVDNYIILEWATYSETNNDYFTIERSKDAIAFEPVITIDGAGNSIGLISYSAVDATPLPGLSYYRLKQTDYNGAYKYFPTKTVRIDCIEACIRIDQNTRTLSIFTNICGLTFSLFDMEGNAIVITKMNGNMISISNLASGIYVLTLRNDKFIQTKKVVIN; this is translated from the coding sequence ATGAAAAAAAAAATCAAAATATTTTTTTGTTTTTCAATTTTCCTCTTAAGTGGAATACTTTATAATATTGCAGAAGCTCAAACTTATTCAATGGATTTCAAAGATACTTCAACCTACAGAAAAACCTGCGGAGATATAACACCCGACCATTGGAAAGTTAAAAACGAAACCTGTACTCTTTCAACACCGATTTTGCAAGCAAATGGAGTTGACAGCATCTGGGTAAGATTTAATTTAAAAGTTAATCAGAGCGGTAACCTCACATACAGCGATACAATGCACTTCAGGCATAAAATTAATCAAAGAAGTTGGACGCATGATAGAACTTTTCACGGTGACGGAACAAATAATGTATTTGAATTTGTTGACTCTGTGAGAATGAAGAACAGAGATACTGTAAAATTTGAGATGATAGGATTTACAAGTAGTAACAGCAAATTCTGGCAAATTAAAAACGGTGAGTTCAGTGTACTTAATGTTGTTATGGTTGGTGCTACATTGCCAATTGAACTTGAAAGCTTTGACGTAAGCTCTGTTGATAATTATATTATACTTGAATGGGCTACTTATTCCGAAACTAACAACGATTATTTTACAATTGAGAGAAGTAAAGATGCAATTGCTTTCGAGCCGGTTATTACTATTGATGGAGCAGGCAACAGCATCGGACTTATAAGCTACAGTGCTGTTGATGCCACGCCTCTTCCGGGTTTGTCGTATTATCGCTTAAAACAAACCGATTACAATGGAGCTTATAAATATTTTCCAACAAAAACTGTAAGAATTGACTGCATTGAGGCATGCATAAGAATTGACCAAAATACAAGAACTCTATCTATTTTTACAAACATTTGCGGACTTACATTTTCGCTTTTTGACATGGAAGGGAATGCTATTGTTATTACAAAAATGAACGGCAATATGATTTCAATTAGTAATCTTGCTTCCGGTATTTATGTGCTTACTCTTAGAAATGATAAATTTATTCAAACCAAAAAGGTGGTGATTAACTAA
- the folP gene encoding dihydropteroate synthase, with the protein MKKQFINCRGKLIDLSTPLIMGILNITPDSFYDGGKYSTEKDLIKQTEKMISEGAVIIDVGAVSTKPGAENITEEEERKRLFPFLEKLIKRFPETNFSVDTFRSGVAEMAIDKGAAIINDISAGSFDEKMFDVIAKYNVPYIIMHIKGTPQNMQKNPIYENIVKEIMFYFSEKINALKLRGVNDIIIDPGFGFGKTVEHNYEILKNLKTFEVFKMPILVGISRKSMINKVLNIDSEDALNATTSLNTFALLNGANILRVHDVKEAMEAVKIVKMFETNK; encoded by the coding sequence ATGAAAAAACAATTCATAAACTGCAGAGGTAAACTTATTGATTTGTCAACGCCTTTGATAATGGGGATTTTGAACATCACTCCCGATTCATTTTATGATGGTGGAAAATATTCAACAGAAAAAGATTTAATAAAGCAAACAGAAAAAATGATTTCCGAAGGTGCTGTCATTATTGATGTTGGAGCAGTATCAACCAAACCCGGAGCCGAAAATATTACCGAAGAAGAAGAAAGAAAACGATTATTTCCATTTCTCGAAAAGCTGATAAAAAGATTTCCCGAAACAAATTTTTCGGTTGATACTTTTCGTTCGGGCGTTGCCGAAATGGCTATTGATAAAGGAGCAGCGATAATCAATGATATTTCTGCCGGAAGTTTTGATGAAAAAATGTTTGATGTAATTGCAAAATACAACGTACCATATATTATAATGCATATTAAAGGCACACCTCAGAACATGCAGAAAAATCCGATTTATGAAAATATTGTAAAAGAAATAATGTTTTATTTTTCCGAAAAAATAAATGCTCTAAAACTTCGCGGAGTTAACGATATTATTATTGACCCCGGATTCGGATTTGGCAAAACCGTTGAGCATAATTACGAAATTCTGAAAAACCTAAAAACCTTTGAAGTATTCAAAATGCCCATATTAGTTGGTATTTCCCGAAAATCAATGATAAATAAAGTTTTGAATATTGATTCTGAAGATGCGTTGAATGCCACTACATCACTTAATACATTTGCGTTACTGAACGGCGCAAATATTCTTAGAGTTCACGATGTTAAAGAAGCTATGGAAGCAGTTAAGATTGTCAAGATGTTCGAAACTAATAAATAA
- a CDS encoding DUF1599 domain-containing protein: MSSTSKQFDSVIKKSREIFEKKLHDYGSSWRIMRPRSVTDQIFIKAQRIRSIEEKGKQKVDEGIIPEYIGILNYAIIGLIQLNLGNTDNCTLQKKEIMNMYDKYAAEAKSLMENKNHDYGEAWRDMRISSFTDIILMRIMRIKQIEDLQGETFISEGIDANYYDMINYAIFALIRMEEK; this comes from the coding sequence ATGAGTTCAACATCAAAACAATTTGATTCGGTTATAAAAAAATCAAGAGAGATTTTCGAAAAGAAACTTCATGATTACGGAAGTTCATGGCGGATTATGCGTCCCCGCTCCGTTACCGACCAAATTTTTATAAAAGCACAGCGCATAAGAAGCATTGAAGAAAAAGGTAAACAGAAAGTTGACGAGGGCATAATACCCGAATATATCGGCATTTTGAATTATGCAATAATCGGATTGATACAACTTAATTTGGGAAATACTGATAATTGCACTTTGCAGAAAAAAGAAATCATGAATATGTATGACAAATATGCTGCTGAAGCAAAATCATTAATGGAAAACAAAAATCATGATTATGGCGAAGCATGGCGTGATATGCGCATAAGCTCATTCACAGATATAATACTAATGCGAATAATGCGGATAAAACAAATTGAAGATTTGCAGGGTGAAACTTTTATTTCGGAAGGTATTGATGCAAATTATTATGATATGATTAATTACGCTATATTTGCTTTGATAAGAATGGAAGAAAAATAA